The genomic segment CGATCCTCAGTCCAATCTGACTTTTTTCTTGGGGCACGAAGTTGAGCCATCAGCCCCAACCCTGTTGGAATTAATTAAAGACATGGTTGAACCGGCTGATGCGGTTTACTCTTTAGCTAACTCGAATCAGTTTCTCATTCCCTCGGATGATGGATTGAGTAACGCTCAGGAATATTTAGCCTCTAGTGGTATGGGGGCAGTTGTTCTTAAAGCCAGACTGAAACCGTTAAGTGAGTATTTTGATTACTGTATTATCGACTCCCCACCGGCGAGAACTCAGATCAGTATTGCTACCATTGGAGCAGCCGACCAGTTACTCATTCCTGCTGAAGCTTCTACAAAAGGAGTCAATTCTTTAATCCGTACTCTTGAAATCGTTCAAAGCCTTGAAAAACTAGGGGCATTTACAGGATCTATCCTCGGTGTCATTCCTTTTCGAGATAAATGGTTCGGTCTGTCCCAATCTAAAGATAGTGCCGGTGCGATCGCTGCGATGAAAGAAGTCGCGCCACAGTTAAGGATCTTCCCTTCCATCCTAGAAAGCGAACGTTACAAACAAGCACTCAATCAAGGGATATTGCTCAGTGAACTCGGTTATCCCGATTTAGAAAAACCTTTTGAGGGAGTCAAAGAAGCATTAGGAATTAAGCAGTTAGTACAAATATAGTTATGAGTAACAACGCATTAGACCGGTTAATCAATAAACAGAAACCTAAAGTCCCCCCTCGTAATGATGTAGTCAGTGAGTCGGTAAGTAATGACATCAAGACTCAAGGACAGCAAGAGTTAAACACTTCATTACCGCCTAGTGACACAAAAGCGACTCCTGAAGAAATGCCTACAAGTCATGAGAGCGAAACATCTTTAAGTCAAGACCAAAAGCCTAAATTAAGTCCTGACACTTTTGAAACCGTCAGAAATACAATCCGCATAGAATCTGAGGTTGATGAATCCTTACGGCAATTGTGTCATGAGGAACGCATTACCAAAGAGACATGGTTAGAAGCGGCTTATCTGTACCTTTGTGAGAAGCCAGAAGAATTAGCCCAAGTTATTCAGTTAGCTCAAGAGCGGTTAAGTCAGAGAAAGGCGATCGCCGATTATAAACGGGCTAAGACAATGCAGGAAAGGTTCTTGTAGTGGGTCGGTGAGACTCTATCAGGTTATAATGATAAAATTAATCCCTTCGCGGGAGGCTGCGCCAACAGCCCTTACCCCAAGGGAAGTAAACCTGACCAAGAGGTTCGCTTCGGAATATGATAATTCACGAAGCCAACGGTTCACAGATTGGCCAACGTCGTGAGGACGGGTATATTAATTTAAGTAGTATGGCTCAAGCCAATAGTAAGTTAATTGCTGATTATTTACGTCTTGAGGTAACAAAAGCTTTTCTTGAGGAACTTTCTGCCGATATGGGAATTCCCATATCGGGAAAATCAGGGCTAATTCAGATTCGCAAAGGTGGCAATAACAAAGCGGCACAAGGCACATGGGGTCATCCCTTAG from the Gloeothece citriformis PCC 7424 genome contains:
- a CDS encoding ParA family protein, with translation MKTLVIASLSGGQGKTTTAFFLGKLLSQSAKVLFIDADPQSNLTFFLGHEVEPSAPTLLELIKDMVEPADAVYSLANSNQFLIPSDDGLSNAQEYLASSGMGAVVLKARLKPLSEYFDYCIIDSPPARTQISIATIGAADQLLIPAEASTKGVNSLIRTLEIVQSLEKLGAFTGSILGVIPFRDKWFGLSQSKDSAGAIAAMKEVAPQLRIFPSILESERYKQALNQGILLSELGYPDLEKPFEGVKEALGIKQLVQI